A section of the Girardinichthys multiradiatus isolate DD_20200921_A chromosome 5, DD_fGirMul_XY1, whole genome shotgun sequence genome encodes:
- the LOC124868951 gene encoding sterile alpha motif domain-containing protein 9-like isoform X3 translates to MHHISFHPKHSQTGMNLVAEIDLHHLINVITPASLLPVGGLLTTTEEYNSALPHLIEDWTKDQVKDWLVIKLRVSKELAQKLYDQELTGACLDSYEKEDLLELGVPPAPAIQIIRQVKKFRKQSEAFVPATRAAESEPHLRDNADISGNVDESAENETVSSDSGIQSLSSSVRMLKMARDRIRSLIDKNTAKRHTFIPAPDCLEALQPQSVCQIRPFDKSNFLNFYMENDILPPMAGSSNLIDPVHEYHLLPNVNKVSEREILHEFTREVFIFAASCMNSRTNGTIHFGVNRQLEQHGQVVGHMITSFNKYNEAFESSLKDFFEEQYVNVARLCIRPPNFIQVCHQNGTASEKWVIEVDVVPAYTQTQEYLFYTQLGITSTEEKHQCKTLCLFVREGPRSVNILADTNPRIGQEKQKNLTENVKNLVSARKTAEKNRAKCGSQSYQGQRLKQLITRGRDALESSLQVIVVTEKCHPGQLEHMDFLKEISLFAVLEFDPESDLSGTCRFYRRDRIANLHYPHLYTNLDSLPTLMEKLNLFKQTSWIFCNGRLNEESKEDKPLAPNEWLKRRSGDISNMIALLCNPDVISKDRLLVIFILHSAITDLSNPILETFCAIYRTLEGADNVLCICRDSGVFIHWKQLIDVRCKEDISSKCIYELSLNEISSTVKKLKEPQTQSSQRYLPSTGLSSVLLTKKDEELFTVLDILSENECENTEIESSVSFDEFNKKTEEDFYRGGQVTWWNFYFSELRGSLPFIKRDKYNELYDLIMPVEGYTSPCVMINLFHPPGCGATTLAMHVLWNLRRKFRCAVVKNNRATNNDIAAQVIDLLTYGKQDQPGYTPVFLLVDNWEDVEDLKQCILNVAGERWQQNTLMVIILNCERTHFPAESSRNSNIRNVFITNKLSSKEQSLFSGKLQQLKTDHKKPETFYAFMIMTNNFSEDYISNIVSNIVKDLNATTQQGRLLSFLALLNTFVNGSYMSLSLCEKLVGIRNAFQKQETLDDKMNPYSTLLLTFSVEEHGFYQAVRFLHPMIASNCLQILEQKHKHSLAEITIDILYCDEVYKSCMGKDFLVQNIQSMLISRHRKEQGDDRDTLFSPLIEKIHEGEGSEKVKELLEKAIGRFDRSATLPQALARYFYLKEKDFVVALQWALDARGKNSNSYIADTVGQVYKSQLKKKIEDSDPVTSEALNECLILGSKAAKAFQESQELAKKDEPVDPLDHHNRKRAKSYNTSGYVGETEVIMILLDLIRGLPLSQNKDRHQTDKLLQILKGHHTIKGLHFDHRNTATAQFVDVLEHHERFLISLKPRLKEIFSFFENYFTYLRPRSQERVIADDRNKKKLSEYFKKYLQIFSGSEQEKTSEKASNPNLSLHQEIQDQRFYLEKKRADSFAGLLQCLSDKNGVEMEHILRKWKFIFKSTPKRSVSDTVNFILANIVMHSIKPSSKELKKYEELVDLLNEELQKEGTNSNSTEMYYLSMLLMWPTKDRTLESLSTYKDITTYFTSGKKSFHRRFSYMFPTRTALAHFFLGKSTGLRRMVSKVKLDRSLIDHVLKQESCSGQSSQPRTLHHLWQSGAAWNEPEVEKELLRVQGISENRDIYVNYGGNLKIPVRPAYLGDIRSGCSREQISFYLGFTMEGPVAYNIKYLTAQ, encoded by the exons TAATGTGATCACCCCCGCAAGCCTTCTCCCTGTTGGTGGGCTGCTGACAACAACA GAGGAATATAACTCTGCACTTCCACATCTAATTGAAGACTGGACTAAGGACCAAGTTAAAGACTGGCTGGTCATTAAACTGAGAGTATCAAAAGAACTTGCACAGAAACTTTATGACCAAGAGCTTACAGGAGCTTGCCTGGACTCTTATGAGAAAGAAGACTTGTTAGAGCTAGGTGTTCCTCCAGCACCAGCAATTCAAATCATTAGGCAGGTCAAGAAGTTTAGGAAGCAATCAGAGGCATTTGTGCCAGCTACTAGAGCTGCAGAAAGCGAACCCCATCTAAGAGATAATGCAGATATATCAGGAAATGTTGATGAATCAGCAGAAAATGAGACCGTGTCATCAGATTCAGGAATACAAAGTTTAAGTTCTTCAGTAAGGATGTTAAAGATGGCAAGAGACCGAATACGATCTTTAATAGATAAGAATACAGCTAAAAGACACACTTTTATTCCAGCTCCCGACTGTTTAGAAGCTCTACAACCACAGAGTGTATGTCAGATTCGGCCCTTTGATAAAAGTAACTTCCTAAACTTCTACATGGAAAATGACATTCTTCCTCCAATGGCAGGTTCAAGTAATCTCATTGACCCTGTTCATGAGTACCACCTCCTGCCAAATGTAAATAAAGTAAGCGAAAGGGAGATCCTGCATGAATTCACTAGGgaagtatttatttttgctgcCAGCTGCATGAATTCACGAACCAATGGAACAATCCATTTTGGAGTCAACAGACAACTAGAGCAACATGGTCAAGTCGTTGGGCACATGATCACCTCTTTCAATAAGTACAATGAGGCTTTTGAATCATCTCTGAAGGATTTTTTTGAAGAACAGTATGTGAATGTTGCTCGACTGTGTATCAGGCCACCAAACTTCATACAAGTTTGCCATCAAAATGGAACAGCTTCAGAAAAATGGGTGATTGAGGTTGATGTAGTCCCAGCATATACACAGACACAGGAATATCTTTTCTATACTCAGCTGGGTATTACATCAACTGAAGAGAAACATCAGTGCAAAACTCTATGTCTGTTTGTCAGGGAAGGTCCACGGTCTGTCAACATTTTAGCAGATACTAATCCGCGAATAGGtcaagagaaacagaaaaacctaACTGAAAATGTCAAGAACTTGGTGTCAGCTCGTAAGACGGCAGAAAAAAACAGGGCAAAATGTGGCTCACAAAGCTATCAGGGGCAAAGGCTAAAGCAGCTGATAACACGTGGAAGAGATGCTCTTGAGAGTTCCCTTCAGGTTATTGTAGTTACTGAAAAATGTCACCCAGGCCAGCTGGAGCATATGGATTTTCTAAAAGAAATATCTCTGTTTGCTGTACTGGAGTTTGACCCAGAGTCTGATTTAAGTGGAACATGTCGTTTTTACAGAAGAGATCGTATTGCCAATCTACACTACCCACATTTGTACACCAATCTGGATAGTTTACCTACACTTATGGAAAAGCTTAACTTGTTTAAGCAAACCAGTTGGATTTTCTGCAATGGTCGACTGAATGAGGAGAGCAAAGAAGACAAGCCACTAGCACCCAATGAATGGCTTAAGAGGCGTTCAGGTGACATCAGTAACATGATTGCTTTGCTTTGCAATCCAGATGTAATTTCAAAAGACAGACTGCTGGTAATTTTTATTCTTCATTCAGCTATAACTGACCTGTCAAATCCTATTTTGGAAACATTCTGTGCAATCTATCGTACACTGGAGGGGGCTGACAATGTGCTGTGCATTTGCAGAGATTCAGGAGTATTCATTCACTGGAAGCAGCTGATAGATGTGCGTTGTAAGGAAGACATCTCCAGCAAATGCATCTATGAACTGAGCCTGAATGAAATATCCAGTACAGTAAAAAAACTTAAAGAGCCACAAACACAGTCTTCTCAGAGATACCTGCCTTCCACAGGCTTAAGCTCAGTACTGCTGACAAAAAAAGATGAGGAACTTTTCACGGTTTTGGACATTTTGAGTGAAAATGAAtgtgaaaacacagaaatagaAAGTTCAGTTTCCTTTGATGAATTTAATAAGAAAACAGAGGAGGATTTTTATAGAGGTGGACAAGTAACATGGTGGAACTTTTACTTTTCTGAGCTGAGAGGCAGTCTGCCATTTATCAAGCGAGACAAATACAATGAGTTGTATGACCTGATCATGCCTGTTGAAGGCTACACATCTCCATGTGTCATGATCAACCTCTTCCATCCACCAGGGTGTGGGGCAACGACTCTAGCAATGCATGTTCTTTGGAACTTGAGAAGAAAATTCAGATGTGCTGTCGTAAAAAACAACAGGGCGACAAATAATGACATTGCAGCTCAAGTCATTGACCTGCTCACGTATGGAAAACAGGATCAGCCAGGCTACACACCTGTCTTCCTCTTAGTGGACAACTGGGAGGATGTTGAGGACCTCAAGCAGTGCATCCTTAATGTTGCTGGCGAAAGGTGGCAGCAGAACACTCTCATGGTTATCATTCTGAACTGTGAGAGAACTCATTTTCCTGCTGAGAGCTCCAGAAATAGCAACATTCGAAACGTGTTCATAACCAACAAATTATCCTCCAAAGAGCAGAGCTTGTTTTCTGGAAAACTTCAGCAGTTGAAGACTGATCACAAGAAGCCTGAAaccttttatgcttttatgatCATGACAAATAATTTCAGTGAGGATTACATCTCAAACATTGTGAGCAACATTGTTAAAGATCTTAATGCCACCACCCAGCAGGGCAGGCTCCTCTCTTTTCTGGCTTTGTTGAACACTTTTGTGAATGGATCCTACATGTCACTCTCTTTGTGTGAAAAGTTAGTTGGTATAAGGAATGCCTTTCAGAAACAAGAGACTCTTGATGATAAAATGAATCCATATTCCACACTGCTGTTAACATTCAGTGTTGAAGAGCATGGCTTCTATCAAGCGGTCCGATTCTTACACCCAATGATCGCCAGCAACTGCCTTCAGATACtcgaacaaaaacacaaacactccCTGGCAGAGATAACCATTGACATTTTATACTGTGACGAGGTCTATAAATCCTGCATGGGAAAGGATTTCCTTGTTCAGAACATTCAAAGCATGCTCATTTCACGCCACAGAAAAGAACAGGGGGATGATAGAGATACATTGTTTTCTCctttaattgaaaaaatacATGAAGGTGAAGGGTCAGAAAAAGTTAAAGAGCTTTTAGAGAAAGCTATAGGGAGGTTTGACAGAAGTGCAACACTTCCACAGGCACTGGCAAGATATTtctatttgaaagaaaaagattttgtGGTTGCCCTACAATGGGCTTTAGATGCACGAGGTAAAAATTCTAATTCCTATATTGCAGACACAGTAGGACAGGTTTACAAGAGccaactgaaaaagaaaattgaagaTTCTGATCCTGTAACTTCTGAAGCTCTTAATGAATGCTTGATCCTGGGCTCCAAAGCTGCAAAAGCCTTCCAAGAGTCGCAGGAGCTGGCCAAAAAAGATGAACCAGTAGACCCATTAGATCACCACAATAGAAAGAGGGCAAAGTCTTACAACACATCAGGTTATGTTGGAGAGACAGAAGTTATAATGATACTTCTTGACCTCATTAGAGGACTCCCTCTTTCTCAGAacaaagacagacatcaaacaGATAAACTGTTACAGATTCTCAAAGGTCACCACACAATAAAAGGTTTACATTTTGATCACAGGAACACAGCCACTGCCCAGTTTGTGGATGTCTTGGAACACCATGAGAGATTTTTGATCTCTTTGAAGCCGAGGCTGAAggaaatatttagcttttttgaGAATTACTTCACATACCTGAGGCCTAGATCACAGGAAAGGGTAATAGCTGATGATAGAAACAAAAAGAAGTTATCAGAGTATTTCAAAAAATACTTGCAAATATTCAGTGGTTCAGAACAAgagaaaacatctgaaaaagcCAGTAACCCCAATCTGAGTCTACACCAGGAGATACAGGACCAGAGGTTTTATCTGGAAAAAAAGCGAGCAGACTCATTTGCTGGACTTTTGCAATGTTTGAGTGACAAAAATGGTGTAGAGATGGAGCACATCCTCAGAAAATGGAAGTTTATCTTCAAGAGCACCCCTAAAAGATCTGTATCAGACACAGTTAACTTCATCTTGGCAAACATAGTGATGCACAGCATCAAACCATCTTCAAAGgaactgaaaaaatatgaaGAGTTGGTTGACCTTCTGAACGAGGAACTACAAAAGGAGGGTACAAACTCAAATTCGACTGAGATGTACTACCTGTCCATGTTGCTAATGTGGCCAACTAAAGATAGAACACTGGAAAGCCTTTCAACATACAAAGATATCACAACATATTTCACATCAGGCAAGAAATCGTTTCACCGACGCTTTTCCTACATGTTTCCAACCCGAACTGCCCTAGCTCATTTCTTTCTTGGCAAATCCACTGGACTAAGGAGAATGGTCTCTAAAGTGAAGCTTGATCGAAGCTTGATTGATCATGTTTTAAAGCAAGAGTCTTGCAGTGGTCAGAGCAGTCAGCCTCGCACCCTGCACCATCTTTGGCAGAGTGGAGCAGCTTGGAATGAACCAGAAGTGGAAAAAGAGCTGTTAAGGGTTCAAGGAATTTCTGAAAATAGAGATATATACGTCAACTATGGAGGCAACCTAAAAATTCCTGTCCGCCCAGCTTACCTGGGAGACATCCGCAGTGGATGCAGTCGGGAACAAATATCTTTCTATCTTGGTTTTACAATGGAAGGTCCTGTAGCCTACAATATTAAATATCTCACTGCTCAGTGA